Proteins co-encoded in one Oncorhynchus tshawytscha isolate Ot180627B linkage group LG34, Otsh_v2.0, whole genome shotgun sequence genomic window:
- the LOC112231843 gene encoding complexin-1 produces MNFVMKAAMGGGPPDVGKMMGGDKEEPDPDAEKKEEERQEALRQQEEERKDKYAKMEVERESMRQGIRDKYGIKKREEAEAEAQAAMEQSAEGSLTRPKSSVPKGCGDDDDEEESIMDTVMKYLPGPLQDMLKK; encoded by the exons ATGAATTTTGTAATGAAGGCAGCTATGGGAG GGGGGCCACCTGATGTGGGCAAGATGATGGGAGGAGACAAAGAGGAGCCCGACCCCGATGcagagaagaaagaggaagaaagacaAGAGGCTCTgaggcagcaggaggaggagaggaaagacaaaTATGCAAAGATGGAGGTAGAAAGGGAGTCAATGCGACAAGGCATCAGAGACAAG TACGGAATTAAGAAGAGGGAGGAGGCTGAGGCCGAGGCCCAGGCTGCTATGGAGCAGTCTGCAGAGGGCAGTCTGACCCGTCCCAAATCGTCCGTGCCCAAGGGCTGCGGAGACGATGATGACGAAGAGGAAAGCATCATGGACACGGTCATGAAATACCTCCCTGGTCCTCTCCAAGACATGTTGAAGAAGTAG